TCAGCAAGATATTGAAGCCAATCTCGTCAATATCCAAGCTGCCATTAAGGACGCCGCCAGCCAAGGTGCTACGCTTGTGGTGTTGCCTGAAAACTGCTGTAGCATGGGACAGCAGTTTGCGACTGCCGAGCGTTTTGAAGCGCTATCTGCGACGCTAGCAGATTATGCCCGTCAACAGGGTGTCTACCTAATTGCCGGCACGCTACCCTGTCTGTATCGCCCTGATGGCGTCACAGTGCCTGATGGTCGATTGCGTCAAGTCAGCCAGCTGTTTGCCCCTGACGGCAAGCAAGTAGCGCGCTATGACAAAATTCATTTATTTACCGCCACCGTCGCCGATAAGCAAGGCAGCTATAATGAAGCAGCAACGTTTGAGCCCGGTACGCAAACTGTGGTCGCAGCGCTAAAAGCTAATGAGTCGGTTTATAATTTAGGTATGATGGTTTGTTTTGATTTGCGCTTCCCAGCACTAGCACAGCGTCTGCGCCAAGCGGGTGCTGATATTCTCAGCGCTCCTTCTGCCTTCACTTACCTGACTGGTCAAGCGCACTGGTCGCTATTGCTACAGGCGCGCGCCTTAGACAGTCAATGTATGGTTATTGGGGCCGCTCAAGGCGGTGACCATATTTATAAGGATGGCAATATTCGCCAAACATGGGGGCATTCGGCAATTACGGCTTATGACAGCAAAATCATGACTAGTTATGATGACAGCGAACTTAACCGCCAAAATACAGATCAAGGTAGCGCTAAGGACTACGCACTGGTACTGGCCACTTTAGATAAACCCGCACAAGAACAAGCACGGCAAAAGCTACCCATATTCCAATGTCATCGGTTAGCATAAGATAACATCAAGCAAGCCACTATATTCGCGCTACACGGTCACTCTCAATTAGCACATTAGATATATATTCTGTACTCAATGTCCTTGTGCCGCTTTTATGTTTAGCAGTATTTATATCATTTGTTTAAAATGCAACGCTGACAAAGCACTTTTATAGCTTAGCGATATTGAATGTAATGACTAAGATTTTGCTATGAGTCTGGTTCTTTTTGCGCATGGGTCGCTCGAGGATGGGCGCG
The sequence above is a segment of the Psychrobacter sp. PL19 genome. Coding sequences within it:
- a CDS encoding nitrilase-related carbon-nitrogen hydrolase, translating into MTIAAVQLNSQQDIEANLVNIQAAIKDAASQGATLVVLPENCCSMGQQFATAERFEALSATLADYARQQGVYLIAGTLPCLYRPDGVTVPDGRLRQVSQLFAPDGKQVARYDKIHLFTATVADKQGSYNEAATFEPGTQTVVAALKANESVYNLGMMVCFDLRFPALAQRLRQAGADILSAPSAFTYLTGQAHWSLLLQARALDSQCMVIGAAQGGDHIYKDGNIRQTWGHSAITAYDSKIMTSYDDSELNRQNTDQGSAKDYALVLATLDKPAQEQARQKLPIFQCHRLA